The Echinimonas agarilytica genomic sequence TTTTTTTCACCTGCACGGACCGCGGTCTCGATGCCCTTCATCACTTGAGCGAGCAGAGGGGCAATTTGGCGCTGCTCTGAGGTGAGGTAACCGTTGCGTGAGCTCATGGCAAGACCATCGTCTTCTCGAACCGTAGGTACGCCGATGATGTTGATAGGCAAACACAAATCTTTTGTAAATGCTCGGATCACGGCTAGCTGCTGGAAGTCTTTTTCACCAAAACAGGCAACGTCAGGCTGTACGATATTGAACAGCATGGTCACAACGGTTGCTACACCAGTGAAATGCCCCGGTCGCATCGCACCTTCAAGTACATCGGCCACACCTGGCACAGAAACTTGGCTTTGAGCATCAAGCCCTTTGGGGTACATGATTGCAGGAGTGGGGCAGAACACTAAGTCAGTTTCGACCTTATCTAATGCTGAGCAATCGTCGGTCAAGGTTCGAGGGTAATTGTCTAAATCTGACGCGTTATTAAACTGCATTGGATTGACAAAAATACTCACCACCACGCGATCGGCGTGCTTAAAAGCTTCTTTGACCAAGGTGAGATGACCTTGATGAAGGTTGCCCATAGTGGGCACAAAGCCGACCTTTAGCCCTTCTTGTTTCCATTCACGCACAGTCTCGCGAATGACATCAATATGCTCGGAAATAATCATTCGTCAAAGCTCTGCTCAGCTGAAGGGAATATCTCTTGTTCAACTTCTTGTATGTACAAAGCCACAGCCTTGTGAATATTGCCGGTGGTTTCGAGATAGTTCTTGGAAAAGCTTGGAACATAGCCTGCGGTCAGGCCCAACATATCTTGCATGACTAAGATTTGGCCGTCGGTGTCTGGGCCCGCTCCAATACCAATGACAGGAATGGTTAAGCTGCGAGCCACGCGTTTAGCAAGCGGTGCAGGAATACACTCAAGTACTAATAGTTGAACCCCAGCTTTTTCTAGTTCCATGGCCGAGTTGATCAGCTGACGTGCTGCAGCATCACCACGGCCTTGTATTTTAAAGCCCCCGAATACGTTGACCGACTGCGGAGTGAGTCCCAAGTGGCCGCATACCGGTACACCGCGATCCACCAAGCCGCTAATGGTTTCAGCGAGCCATTCACCGCCTTCCATCTTGACCATTTGAGCGCCTGCTCGCATTAATTGAGCTGCGTTTTGATAGGTTTGTTCAGGTGTTGCATAGGACATGAAAGGCATGTCGGCAACAACCA encodes the following:
- the panC gene encoding pantoate--beta-alanine ligase; translation: MIISEHIDVIRETVREWKQEGLKVGFVPTMGNLHQGHLTLVKEAFKHADRVVVSIFVNPMQFNNASDLDNYPRTLTDDCSALDKVETDLVFCPTPAIMYPKGLDAQSQVSVPGVADVLEGAMRPGHFTGVATVVTMLFNIVQPDVACFGEKDFQQLAVIRAFTKDLCLPINIIGVPTVREDDGLAMSSRNGYLTSEQRQIAPLLAQVMKGIETAVRAGEKNYSELIEHASQQLDEQGFKTDSIDICDANTLAPANSDTTEHVVLMAAFLGKARLIDNIVVNLQDSII
- the panB gene encoding 3-methyl-2-oxobutanoate hydroxymethyltransferase, which encodes MKKVSVASLLKKKEQGEKFATLTAYDASFAKIFDDCGIDLILIGDSLGMVLQGEDSTLPVTVEQMAYHTRCVASTAKRAMVVADMPFMSYATPEQTYQNAAQLMRAGAQMVKMEGGEWLAETISGLVDRGVPVCGHLGLTPQSVNVFGGFKIQGRGDAAARQLINSAMELEKAGVQLLVLECIPAPLAKRVARSLTIPVIGIGAGPDTDGQILVMQDMLGLTAGYVPSFSKNYLETTGNIHKAVALYIQEVEQEIFPSAEQSFDE